The sequence taaattatagaaaggatatcaataaggttgagagggtgcaaatAAGGattacgaaaatgttgcctggattgcagtatctagaatatggagaaagattgagtagactgggtctttattcattggagcgtagaaagttgagaggggatttgatagaggtgtttaaaattatgaagggaatggacagagtagatgtgaataggctcttcccctgagggtaggggagattggaacaaggggtcaaaagttaaggattagggggcaaaacttcaagaggaagcttcttcactcagagagtggtggctgagtggaatgaccttctggaagaggtggttgcagcagggtcaattctatcattgaagaggaggttggatgagtgcatggatgtgagggggttggagggttatgggcaaggagcaggtaggtggaactgatggagtttcacttaaatcggtgcagactaaaGGGGttgaggtggcctgtttccatactgtaaattgttatatggttataagatggtgggcagtccaaaatccataacatgcaccccacctcccacccccccaaagtttttaaaaaatattttatttatcagaaATCAAAATCACAACCACAAATATGTATCAGAAAGGTTAACAAATTGTCAAAATCAATGGCGGTTACAGAAAAATAAAGATCTACAGAAAATCCTAACTAAAAGAAGCCTCCCTTCCCCACTAAACATTACCCCTCCCTCTATCCTAACTCTACCCCCTCCAATAAGAAAAAAGAGATATAttaaaacaaaggaaataaaatagCTCAGGAGAATATCTAACATCATTCATTAACTCTCTGATAAGGAGATCCAGCAGCACTCAAGACCACTCTTAAATTAGAATAATCcagatatgggctccaaatctttttaaatacaCAATGCTTATCCCTTAAATCATAACTTATCTTCTCTATCGGTATACACAACCTCATTTCCGAATGCCATCATTGTAAATTAAGCTGTGTTTGCACGAGATaactatacatttccttgctactgctcGATCTAATCGCAGGAACCCCACCTGAATTTTATCCAGTTTATATACCCAAgccatttccttaatttctccaattaaaaaaaaaacttaggaTATAAAGAAAATGTTATCTTCAATATATCTTGCACACAATCTCTTAATCTAGACTAAAACCCCCTAACTTTCTCACAAGACCACATCTGAAGGATTGTGTGaaattttggtctccttatctgaggaaggacatcctcgctatgggggtggtgcagagaaggttcactagactgtactagggatggaaggacttgcatatgatgAAAGGTTGGattgactaggcttgtattctctggaatttagaagattgaggggggatcttatataaaattcttaagggtttagacagactggACCCAGGTAGGTTGtctcaatgctgggaaaaacccagaaccaggggtcacagtttaaggataagggggaaggttttttttttaggacCTAGAGAAGAaaacatttcttctctcagagggtggtggatctgtggaattctttgccaccgGAAGTCATTAAGGctagttccttgtcaatattgaagagtaggttagatttggcccttggaTCCAAGGGGTactgggagaaggcaggaaccgggtatcgatcagccatgaatggcggagtaggcttgacgggccagatggccggcTCCTGCAGCTATTTTTCCGTGAGGGCAAACGTTTTTGCTCAGGACACCCAAACACAAATCCGAGGCACTCACTTTGTATCTTTTCAAACGTTCTGGAGCGAAATATAATTGGTGCATGAAGTTATACGTCACCATTCTTAACAGTTACTAACTTTGTCATGGCATCCCTGATGACATTCCTCCAACAATCCATTTCAATATAATCGGTGTATAAAATTATACGTCACCAATCTAGACCTCACGTTTGAAATCTGAGTGCTTCAGATGTGAGTTTTTGCGGTAATAAGCAGAAGGgcacttttttgcattcagtttggtcTTGCAGGATAAGACTGTCTGCAGGATATCTTGAAAATACAATTTTCTCTCGACCCAGAGATCTTTTTCTTTACTGAAGTGGctttgttggataaatttcatatGGGGTTCTTGCAATGAGCTCCAGAAAGTAGCAAGGAAATACCCAGCTCTTTCATGGCAAGATCAGATGCAGCTTAATTCATAAAGATGGCATTCGGAAATGAGGCCCTGCAGACCACTGGAGAAGATGACATGATTTACAGGATCAATATTAtagattttaaaagatttggagcccatacttGCATTATTCTAATTAGAAAATCTGATGAGTGCAGTTGTAATAGTGAATGATTGAAGTTAttctcatttctttctttgaGGAGGAGGGCGGGCAGGTAAAATTTGGTTAAAGGGAGGTGTAGATGGTTGAGTGCAGCCATTGCTGCACAGAACGAAACACACCACTAACATGATGGAGGTTTCAGACGAACTGCTGATTCAAACTTCGCGCCGGCAGTGACGTCCTCACACTTGCTTTGGCCGCCGCCACGAGGCACGGGGGTCCCCCGAGGCTGCCAACTTCTCGcggttgcaccccccccccacccctggcgcGGCGATACAAGCTGGGTTGGTTCGTCACGAGTGATGTGCGCCACCACGTGGGTTTATTTTTTTAGGATTCTTTGcagttagattttttttctgatgtaACCATGAATTTTTCTTTTTGATAATCTgctcatattttaattttgtatttgtggttattactttgttttctaataaatcgatatatattttttaaaaaccattttcaatttcccaaatccttctcccatttgaAGTCTCGATTTAATGCAGCTCGAGAGGCATTTTCTGTTGCAACAATTTATACATTTCCGAAATAAAACCCCTCCATCCCGGGCCAACAattcaacctccccccccccaccccccccccctaaaaaaGTGTGTTGGCAACTTCTGGGTTGTCCAGGTGGTTCTTCTGCCAGGACTGGATGTGACATGGGTGGATGTTCCAATCGATCTGAATTGTGACTCTTGTGttcatctccctccccccacccatcccaccccaccccacacaggACTTGGACACCCTTCTGGGCTACAACGGCAGCTCCGGGGCCAACCTCATGGTGAACGCCAGCTGGGGGCCGTGCGAGAGCGCCGCTCCCTGCGCCCTGGAGCCGTGCGTCGACGACTCACGGGGCTGGGACCGCCTGTGCCGCCTCCTCCTGCCCCCCCTCTATGCCGGCGTGTTCGCGGCAGGGGGAGCCAGCAACCTCGTGGTGGTAGCCGTGCTGTGGCAccagccccggccccagtccgccTCGGACGCCTTCCTGATGCATTTGTCCACCGCCGACCTCCTCCTTGCCTGCAGCATGCCCTTCTGGGCGGTGGAGAAGAGCCGGGGCTGGGTGTTCGGCCGGATATTCTGCAAGCTGCTTGGCGCCCTGTACACTGCGGCGTTCCACGCCAGCGTCTTCCTGCTGGTGGGCATCAGCTTTGAGCGCTACCTGTCCGTGGCCCGCGCCCTGAAGCCGCGCAGGCGGCCGCCTAGGGTGGGGCTGGTCTGCTCGCTCATCTGGCTGGTGTGCCTGGTGCTGGCCGTGCGGGACTTGGTCTACCTGCGCCCGGTACCGGCCGGTGGCGAGGGGGCCCCGCAATGCGCGCACGACTTCGGCGGCCGGCTGGGTCTGGTAGCCGTCAGCGGCTTCTACCACGTCGCTGGCTTCCTGCTGCCCGTCACCGTCCTGGGCTTCTGCTACGGGGCCATCGGCTGCGCCGTGGCCCGTGCGCGCAGCGGCGCCCAGCGTCGGCGGGAGTGGCGGGCCGTGCGGCTGGCCGTGGCCGTGGTGGCCGCCTTCCTGGTTTGCTGGACCCCATTCAACGCCGCGCTGCTGGCCGAGACCCTGCATCGCCTGCGGGCGGACGGCGGCCGCGACTGCCGCTTCGAGCGGCACCTCGACGGCGCCTACGACCTGACCCGCTCGCTGGGAGACCTCCACTGCTGCCTCAACCCGCTCGTCTACGCCTTCGTCGGCGTGCGCTTCCGGCGCCAGTTCCTGTGTGCCCTGCGGGACTGGGGAGTCCGCAGGCCGGCGCGGGGCTGGCGAGGGCGCCGGCCGCCCAGCTCGGTCTCCGCCACGGACCAGGTCTTCTCCTCCGCCTCTTTCGCCTGACTCCCCcgtcttctccccctccccacctccccgtcttctccccctccccacctccccctcttctcccccctccccacctccccctcttctccccctccccctcttctccccctccccacctccccctccccacctccccctccccacctccccctccccacctccccctccccacctccccctccccacctccccctccccacctccccctccccacctccccctcttcaacctccttcctccctctcccattcgtCCCACTCCCGCTTCCTCTCCCTTCTGCATCCCCCTCctttcccacctctccctccctcttctaccccctcctttcccacctctccctccctcttctaccccctcctttcccacctctccctccctcttctaccccctcctttcccacctctccctccctcttctaccccctcctttcccacctctccctccctcttctaccccctcctttcccacctctcctccctcttctaccccctcctttcccacctctccctccctcttctaccccctcctttcccacctctccctccctcttctaccccctcctttcccacctctccctccctcttctaccccctcctttcccacctctccctccctcttctaccccctcctttcccacctctccctccctcttctaccccctccttcccacctctccctccctcttctaccccctccctcttctaccccctccctcttctaccccctccctcttctaccccctccctcttctaccccctccctcttctaccccctccctcttctaccccctccctcttctaccccctccctcttctaccccctccctcttctaccccctccctcttctaccccctccctcttctaccccctccctcttctaccccctccctcttctaccccctccctcttctaccccctccctcttctaccccctccctcttctaccccctccctcttctaccccctccctcttctaccccctccctcttctaccccctccctcttctaccccctccctcttctaccccctccctcttctaccccctccctcttctaccccctccctcttctaccccctccctcttctaccccctccctcttctaccccctccctcttctaccccctccctcttctaccccctccctcttctaccccctccctcttctaccccctccctcttctaccccctccctcttctaccccctccctcttctaccccctccctcctctaccccctccctcttctaccccctccctcctctaccccctccctcctctaccccctccctcctctaccccctccctcctctaccccctccctcctctaccccctccctcctctaccccctccctcctctaccccctccctcctctaccccctccctcttctaccccctccctcctctaccccctccctcttctaccccctccctcttctaccccctccctcttctaccccctccctcttctaccccctccctcttctaccccctccctcttctaccccctccctcttctaccccctccctcttctaccccctccctcttctaccccctccctcttctaccccctccctcttcctcccctctccccaccctcttcttcccctttcccagtcttccccctcttcccttcaccctcccactcttcttccccttcctccctccttcttcATCccactccctcttcctcccctccttccccgcctcttcctccccctccccctcccttttcctCCCTTCCCGACCCTGCGTGAGGCTTCCAAAAAACTCTGTAAAAACCCAACGAATcttcatttgatttttaaaatatatttgctgGAAAGAAATATGACTCGATGTATATTTGGCCACAATATAATGTTTATATAAAGTTGTGATTTCCACAGTAGTTGGGGGAAAGATCAGGGGGCGGTGAGGGAACGGGAGCCGGGGGGGTGGTCGGAACCTTCCTTATTATTCTGTCTGCTGCGGTTGAATGAAGAAGTCGGTGCAGTCATTTGCTGGCTGGACTTGGccgtagtgagcaaaataaacggCGACACGGGTTCTCATGACAACTGGATTCGGTGCCTGCAATATTGTATTGGTGTCActacccccacccccgccccccgcccccccccccaccaccaccaccaccaccaccaccaccaccactgccaACTCCCCCTCTCAGCACCGCCACTAACCCCCCCCTCTCAGCCCCGCCGCTAACTCCCCCAGCCCCGCCACTAACAGcccctctcagcgccgccacgaaccccctctcagcaccaccaccaacctacccccccccccccagcactgtTGTATGGGAGGGTGGTGGCCTGGAGTCCAAGGAGGCCCGCTGCCTGAAAATTCTTGGTTACCACTGAAAAGCAAAAAAGCATTGGAATCGCAACTGATTTCCCCCTTGTCTTGGACACAATGAATAAGAATCAGGATTTAACGTCACGATTAAGTCATGAACTTCGGTGTCTTGACGCAGTGTCATAGTGTAAACACTCAACCATCGaacaacattactgtaaaaaataataacaattaatcgtgcacgaaaagtgaggccgtgtctgtggttcattgtctgacGGCGGGGCGTAGGAAGCCGCCCTCGGGCCCCTGTGCGCCCGTCTTCAGGCTCCCGCACCTCCTTCCCcgacagtagcagagtgaagagggcacggcccgGGGGAGTGGTTGAGTGGGGGTCCTGGAGGATGGAGGCCGCTTTCACGCGATGCCACCTCCCGTCTATTTCGACCCTCGCTAGTATCAGCGGTCCGATGGGCCGAAGGTTCTGTCCCGGTGCTGCTCGACGTTGCTGCGAATGTTGGTCGGCTCGAGGCAGGTTCTGGCAGCTCCTTCCTGCGAACGAACTTCAGCCCCCTTTCCCGGGGTCGAGCCCCAGAGCCCGACCAGGGCTGGCTCTCCAGCGACAAGAGGGCATCGCTCCCGTTCCCAgtctcaaaatcagaatttatggtcaagaATGCCATCGTTTGGCGGCAGCGTCACGGAGCAAACATTAATgggaaccaccttacaaaataaataatgcaagaaaaagtcaagtcAAGTTCGGGCCGTGTCTGGGGGTCGTTTTCtgttcagggatctgatgggggggggggggggcaggtgggtagaagctgtccttgtgacgctgggtgttcgtcttcaggctcctggaccttttccccgatggtagcagagtgaagagggcatggcctgggtggtgggggtccttgatgggGGCTGCTTTTTTCAGACCCCTCCTCTTGTAGACTCTTgcacaatggagtgaagtctggtgtctgtgacgtCACAGGCCGAGTTTATAACCCTCCGgggatttttcttgtcctgagagttggcgcctctgtaccagacagcgaTGACAGCAGCCAGAAGGCTCCCCACGGCAGAAGTTTTCAagggtcttcagtgacatactgaatctccccaaactcctcGCAAGGTACACCTGCCCGCGACCCTTCTTCTTGACTGCATCGGCggggaggccccaggacagacccTCTGAGATGCTGGCACTCAGCAatttggagttcttgaccatctccactgtTGACCCCCCTCGAAGGGGAACGGTTCGTGTTCCCCTGACGTCCCCCAGAAGTcagcaatcatctccttggttttgattaTGTTAAGCACAAGGTGGTTGGCGTGACCCCACTCAACCAGCCGATCGATCTccctcctcattgccgtctggAACTCAGCCGACGACTGTGGTGGCAtagtcaaatttgtagatggcattggcaCAGTGGTGTGTAGAACAAGGAGAGCAGTGGGagaagcacgcatccttggggttcCCCTGtactgataatcagtgaggaggaaacaagGTTTCGAATTCATACTGACGacgaagaagtcaaggatccagctgcagaggcccagggttttggAACATGTGGACCAACCCTGAGGGGATaaatcttctgaaaatccaaatatatcaCATCCACTACACCCCATATGCCTCCTCTTCGTCACATTCTGACCGAATATCAAAAGATGTGCCCCTTCGTACCCCAACATGCAACCCAATaattcctgtctctgtaacaaccccacccctccctccctccctctgtaatGCTCCTCCGGTCCCTgactcccctccctgtctctgtaaccccctccggtcccctacacccctccctgcctctgtacCCCAACCCCTCACCATTCTGTTTCGGTGCCTACTGACAgttgtccacatttttttttatatgattttttatttttcacaccataaatcacattaaccatgatacacattttttccttttcacacatatacaatgtcattttctcccccacccctccctcctccccacctcccccctcccatccatttaaggtataaaatctaggatacattaaaccagtcaaacaatgttgtcattcaaaaaaaatacaccagaaattccactgagtccattcttttcatttccttttccttccgttaacttaggtagtgattgtccccggtaggttttcgctattgtggttaatataaggctcccatatttgttcaaatatttcaatattatttcttaaactatatgttattttttctaatggaatacatttattcatttctatataccattgttgtattttcaaattatcttccaatttccaggttgacataatacatttttttgctacggctagagctatcttaacaaatcttttttgtgcatcctccaaatcaattccaaattctttgttttttatgttatttaggagaaatatctctggattctttggtatattgttttctgttattttat comes from Narcine bancroftii isolate sNarBan1 chromosome 5, sNarBan1.hap1, whole genome shotgun sequence and encodes:
- the LOC138764311 gene encoding C-X-C chemokine receptor type 3-like, encoding MDYHDDDYYNGGYYPVDLDTLLGYNGSSGANLMVNASWGPCESAAPCALEPCVDDSRGWDRLCRLLLPPLYAGVFAAGGASNLVVVAVLWHQPRPQSASDAFLMHLSTADLLLACSMPFWAVEKSRGWVFGRIFCKLLGALYTAAFHASVFLLVGISFERYLSVARALKPRRRPPRVGLVCSLIWLVCLVLAVRDLVYLRPVPAGGEGAPQCAHDFGGRLGLVAVSGFYHVAGFLLPVTVLGFCYGAIGCAVARARSGAQRRREWRAVRLAVAVVAAFLVCWTPFNAALLAETLHRLRADGGRDCRFERHLDGAYDLTRSLGDLHCCLNPLVYAFVGVRFRRQFLCALRDWGVRRPARGWRGRRPPSSVSATDQVFSSASFA